From Pseudomonas sp. AN-1:
GGCCGACAAGGTCTCCAGCCCGCTGCTCGATCTGGCCGAGGGCCGCCTCGGCTACGGCGACAGGGCGGTGCTGGAGAAGGTCAAGCTGCAGCTGGTACCCGGCGCGCGCATCGGCCTGCTCGGCCCCAACGGCGCCGGCAAGTCGACCCTGATCAAGACCCTGGCCGGCGAGCTGCAGCCGCTCGGCGGACGCCTGATCCGCGGCGAGAACCTCGCGGTCGGCTACTTCGCCCAGCACCAGCTCGATTCGCTGGACCCCAAGGCCAGCCCGCTGCTGCACCTGGCGCGCATCGCTCCGGGCGAGCGCGAGCAGACCCTGCGCGACTTCCTCGGCGGCTTCGACTTCCGTGGGCCGCGCTGCGACGAGCCGGTGGTCAACTTCTCCGGCGGCGAGAAGGCGCGCCTGGCGCTCGCGCTGATCGCCTGGCAGAAGCCCAACCTGCTGCTGCTCGACGAACCGACCAACCACCTCGACCTGGAGATGCGCCTGGCGCTGACCCTGGCCCTGCAGGACTTCGAGGGCGCGGTGCTGGTGGTGTCGCACGACCGCCACCTGCTGAAGAGCACCACCGACGAGTTCCTGCTGGTGGCCGACGGCCGCGTGCAGGCCTTCGACGGCGACCTCGACGACTACAGCCGCTGGCTGGTCGACTACCGCGCCCGCCAGCAGCCGGTGGTCGAGGCGGCGCCGGGCGCCGACAGGACCGACAAGCGTGCCCAGCGCCAGGCCGCCGCCGCCCTGCGCCAGCAGCTGGCGCCGCGCAAGAAGGCGGCCGACAAGCTGGAGAAGGAACTCGGCGGCGTGCAGGAGAAACTGGCCGCGCTGGAAACCCGCCTGGGCGACAGCGCCCTCTACGAGGCGGCGCGCAAGGACGAGCTGCGCACCCTGCTGGCCGAGCAGGCGACCCTCAAGACCCGCGAGGCCGAGCTGGAGGAGGCCTGGCTGCTGGCCCTCGAGGAACTGGAGGCGCTGGAAGCCGAGCTGGGAGGCGCGGCGTGAAGGTCTGGCTGGCGCAGTGGCTGGGCGCCTGGAGCGAAACCCTGCTGCTCGGCGGGCAGATCCTGCTGATCCTGCTCGCCGGCTACGTGCTGCAGCGCCTGGTGGCGCGCGGCCTGACCCGTCTGGCCAACCGCTACCACCTGCCCGGCGAGTTGCTGCTGCCGCTGCGCGGCGCCCTGCGCTGGCTGATCATGGGCAGCGCGCTGATGCTGGCGCTGGAGCACCTGGGCGTGTCCGCCGGCGTGCTGTGGGCGGCCTTCTCCGGCTTCGTCGCGGTGGCCGCGGTGGCCTTCTTCGCCGTGTGGAGCGTGCTGTCCAACCTGTTCTGCGCGGTGCTGATCTTCACCATCGGGCCGTTCCGCCTGGGCGATCGCGTCGAGGTGCTGGAGGCCGCGGACAAGCCCGGCGCCAAGGGCCGGGTGATCGCCATCAACCTGCTGTACACCACGCTGGAGGAAGACGCCGAGAACGGCAGCGGCGCGCTGGTGCAGATCCCCAACAGCCTGTTCTTCCAGAAGGTCGTGCGCCGCTGGCGCGGGACCGAACATCAACTCACTCCAACCACTACCCCCAACGAGACCTGAACCATCATGGAATGGCTGACTAGCCCGGAAATCTGGGTTGCTTTCCTCACTCTGACCGCCCTGGAGATCGTCCTCGGCATCGACAACATCATCTTCATCTCGATCCTGGTCGGCCGCCTGCCCAGGGAGCAGCAGGCCAAGGCGCGCTTCTTCGGCCTGGCGCTGGCCATGGGCACGCGCATCCTGCTGCTGCTGTCGATCGCCTGGGTGATGCGCCTGACCGCCGACCTGTTCACCGTGCTCGGCCAGGGCGTCTCCGGCCGCGACCTGATCCTGTTCTTCGGCGGCCTGTTCCTGCTGTTCAAGAGCACCATGGAGATCTGGCACAGCGTCGAGGGCGAGGAGGAAGCGGGCGAGGAGGGCGGCGTGAAGAAGGCCGCCTTCATGAGCGTGATCCTGCAGATCGCGGTGATCGACATCATCTTCTCGCTGGACTCGGTGATCACCGCGGTCGGCCTGGTGTCGAACGTGCCGGTGATGGTCGCCGCGATCATCATCGCCGTGCTGGTGATGATGCTGGCCGCCGGCACCATCAGCGACTTCATCGAGAAGCACCCGTCGCTGAAGATCCTCGCCCTGTCGTTCCTCATCGTGGTTGGCACCCTGCTGGTCGCCGAGGCCTTCGATGTGCACGTGCCGAAAGCCTACGTCTACTTCGCCATGGCCTTCTCGCTGGGCGTCGAGGCGCTCAACATCCGCATGCGCACCGCGATGAAGCGCAAGCTCAAGGAGCCGGTCAAGCTGCACAAGGACCTGCCGGACTGAGTGCTGGCGGGGTAGGCCGAAGCCTGTCCGCATGCCATGCTGTACCCGCGCCGGCCCGTCATGGGCCGGCGTCGTTTCCGCCATCCTCTACCGGAGAATGCCCCATGAGCCTGGAAACCTGGCTTGCCTTCTTCGCCGCCTGCTGGGTGATCAGCCTGTCGCCCGGCGCCGGCGCCATCGCCTCGATGTCCAGCGGCCTCAACTACGGCTTCCGCCGTGGCTACTGGAACGCCATCGGCCTGCAGCTGGCGCTGGCCCTGCAGATCGCCATCGTCGCCGCCGGCGTCGGCGCCATCCTCGCCACCTCCGAGCTGGCCTTCGCGGCGATCAAGTGGTTCGGCGTCGCCTACCTGGCCTGGCTGGGCTGGAAGCAGTGGTGCGCGCCGGTCGGCGAGCTGGCCACCGAGAACGGCGGACGCCCGCTCGGCCGGCCGCTGACCCTGGTGCTGCGCGGCTTCGTGGTCAACGCCAGCAACCCCAAGGCCATCGTGTTCATCCTCGCCGTGCTGCCGCAGTTCCTCGACCCGGCCCGTCCGCTGCTGGCCCAGTACCTGGCCATGGCGGCGACCATGATCGCCGTCGACCTGGTGGTGATGGCCGGCTACACCGGACTGGCCGCGCGGGTCCTGCGCCTGCTGCGCACGCCGCGCCAGCAGCGCCTGCTCAACCGCACCTTCGCCAGCCTGTTCGTCGCCGCCGCGGGGTTGCTGTCGCTGGTGCGCCGCGCGCCGGCCTGAGGACTTTCGCGGCGAATCGTCGCAGCCGCTGGCCGGGACGGCTCTTGAGTGACGCCGCAATGAGGCGTAAAAGGGCAATGGAATTTGTTCTCATTTGGGATTCACTCATGCTTACCCGCAAGCGATTTCTGAGCTGGCTGCTGCTGCCCGTGCTGGCACTGTGCAGCCTGATGGCCCTCGCCGAACCCGAGGGCGCCGCCCAGGCCCTGCACCTGCTGAGCTACCTGGGCGCCGACTACCCGGCCACGGTGGCCGCCGGCCAGGTGGTCGACAGTGGCGAATACCAGGAGCAGCTGGAGTTCCATGGCGTGCTGGCCGGGCTGGTCGCCGCGCTGCCGGCCAACGCCGGCAAGGATGGCCTGCTGCAGGGCGTCGCCCGCCTCGGCGACAGCATCCGCGAGCGCCGCGACGGCGCCGCGGTGGCCGACCAGGCACGCCAGCTGGCCGCCGATCTGGTGGCGAGCTACCGGATCAGCCTGACTCCGCGCATCACTCCCGACCCGGCGCGCGGCGCGGCGCTGTTCGCCCAGCGCTGCAGCGTCTGCCACGGCGAGGGCGGGCTCGGCGACGGCCCGGCGGGGATCGGCCTCGAGCCGCCGCCGGCGAACATGCGCAATGCCGCGCGCATGGACAGCCTGAGCCTCTACGACCTGTACAACAGCATCGGCCTCGGCGTGGAGGGTACCGACATGCCGGCCTTCGCCGCGCAGCTCGACGAGCGCGCGCGCTGGGATCTGGCCAGCCATGTCGCCGGCTTCAGCGCCGATCCCGCTGCGGCACGCGGGGCGACCTTCAGCCTCGAGCAACTGGCCGGGCAGACCCCGCAGCAGGTCGCGGCCGAGCAGGGGCCTGCCGCGGCGGCCGCCCTGCGTGCCCAGCGAGCGGCGCCGCCGCAGCCGCAGCGCAGCACCCAGCAGCTGCTCGACTTCTCCCGCGACACCCTCGAACAGAGCCTGGCCGCCTATCGCGACGGCCAGCGCGACCAGGCCTACGACCTGGCGGTGGCCGCCTACCTGGAAGGCTTCGAGCTGGTGGAGAGCGCCCTGGACAATGTCGACGGCGCGCAGCGCAAGGCCACCGAGCGGGCGCTGATGGCCTACCGCCAGGGCCTGCAGGACGGCCTGCCGGCCACCCGCCTGGCGCCGCGCCTGGAGGCCGCCAAGGCCGAACTGGCGCGCTGCGCCGAGCTGCTCGGCGGCGACGGCCTGTCCGCTTCGCTGAGCTTCCTGTCCAGCCTGCTGATCCTGCTGCGCGAGGGCATCGAGGCGATCCTGGTGCTGGCGGCGATCCTCGCCTACCTGCGCAACACCGGACAGCAGCAGGCCGTGCGCAGCGTGCACTTCGGCTGGGGCCTGGCGCTGCTCGCCGGCGCCGCCAGCTGGGGGCTGGCGGCCTGGGTGATCGAGGTCAGCGGGGCGCAGCGCGAGCTGCTGGAAGGCGGCTCGGCGCTGTTCGCCAGCGTGGTGCTGCTGTGGGTCGGTGTATGGATGCACGACCGTCGGCATGCCGCGGCCTGGCAGGCGCACATCCGCAGCAGCCTGCTCGGCAGCGGCGGACGCCTGGGCTTCGCCGTGCTGGCCTTCGTGTCGATCTACCGCGAGCTGTTCGAGGTCATCCTGTTCTACGAGACTCTCTGGCTGCAGGCCGGCGCTGCCGGCCACGGCATGGTGCTGGCCGGCGCCGGCGCCGCCCTGGTGCTGCTGCTCGGCCTGGCCTGGGTGATCCTGCGCGGTTCGCAGCGGCTGCCGCTGGGCACCTTCTTCGCCATCAACGCCGTGCTGCTCTGCGCGCTGTCGGTGGTGTTCGCCGGGCATGGCGTCGCCGCCCTGCAGGAGGCCGGCGTGTTCGGCCTGCATCCGCTGCGCTTCGTCGAGCTCGACTGGCTGGGCATCCATCCCGACGCCCTGAGCCTCGGTGCCCAGGCCCTGGCGCTGCTGGCCATCGCCGTGTTCTACGGGCGCAGCCGGCTGGGCGCGCGGGGGCGCGAGCTGGCGTGAACGCCCGAGGCGTGGCCAGCCCCGGCCGCGCGCCAAAAGCGAGGGCGACCCGCGGGTCGCCCTTGTCGTTTCAGCGCAGGATGCGCGGTGGCTCGTCCGGCGGCAGCTGGCCGGACCCCGACTGGACGTCGGTGCCGTCGTCGTACTCGCCGAGCAGCTGCTCCTTGAGCTGACGGGTCACGTCCTCGCCGATCGACTTCGACACCTCGCGGATCACCCGGCCGCGGTTGGGTGTGACGCGGATGTCGTTGCCGTTCACCAGCCGCACGTCCTGCGCCTCGCCCATGGCGGTGAAGGCCGCAGTCACCTCGTGGGTGCGGGTGTCGATCAGGCTGAAGTCGGCCACCAGGGTCAGGCCGAGCACCTTCGAGTAGCTGTCGGTGTTGGCGATGTCGTTGAGGTCCTCGCGGAAGTCGATGTCCGAGAGGCTGCCGAACAGCACATAGTCGGCCCCTTCGAACTGGCCCAGCTCGATGCGCTGGATCACGTCGTGCAGGCCTTCGCCGTTCTCCACGCCGCTGTGCGGACGCCCCTGCACCAGCTGGAACAGGCCGGAGCGGAGGATCTCGCCCTTGATGTCGCCGGTGAACTTGCGCAGCTCGCCGCGCTCGATGTACTTGCGTACGTCCTCGACCTCCTCGTAGCTGGAGGTGGCGCTGGTGGCGAAGCCGTTGGCCTGCATATGGCTGTGGGCATTGACGGTGCGGATCTGTTCGCGCACCTGCTCCTCGTAGGCCAGGTCGGTGACCGCGATCTTCGGTTCCGCCTGGCAGGCCAGGCTCAGTCCCAGCGCGATCAGTGCTATCGATGCTCGCATGCTCTAGCGCTCCGTGGTCTTGCGGATTTCCTTCTCGTCCATCCACTCGGCCAGGCCGCTCTCGACCTCGACCAGCTGCAGGCTGAACTTGTAGAACACGTCCTTGTAGTCGTTGCTGCGCTTGACGATGGAGCTGATCGAGCCCTCCAGGCGGTACTTGGCGGCCACCATGTTGCCGGTCTTGGCCACGGTGGCGTTCTTGTACAGGCCACTCTGGTTCTGCAGCTTGAGCTGGTCGACCTGGCTCTGCATGTCGACGTTGTCGCTGGCGAAGCGCGCCACGCCGGACTTGAGCAGCTGGGTCTTGATCGAGGTGGTGATCTCGCGGGTGTCGATGTATTCGCTGGTCTTGTTCTTCACGTCGTAGACCTGCACCACCGGGCGACCCTGCAGCACGCCGGACTGGGCCAGCGAGCGGGTCATGGATTCGGCGATGGTCTGCAGGTCGGTGGAGCCGAACTCGTTGGTGACCAGCTCGACGGCCTTGCTGTCGCCGTAGCTGATGTTGCCACCGCCCAGCACCGGCGAGGAGGTGGAGGCGCAGCCGCTGGCCAGCAGGGCGAAGGCGGCGACGAGGGACAGGCGTGCGAACGGCATGGGGACTCTCTCTTAGCGGAACAGGTTGACGGAGTTTTCCGGGGTCTGGACTTCCAGGCGGAAGTCGGTGGCCTGCGGCACCGGGGCGATGGCCGGGAGGTAGCTGACCTGCTTGCCGTACAGGGTCAGGCTCTTCCAGGCTTCCTCGCCGGCGACCGGGAAGCCGTCGTCGCCCAGCCAGGCGAAGCGGTAGTACATGCCCTTGTTCTTGTGGCTGTCGTTGCGCAGCTCGACCTTGACGGTGAGGAAGCCGTTCTCGCGGGCGACGCGCATGGCGCCGACCTCGATGTGCTCCATGCTGCCCAGCGACACCACCTTGCTGGCCGCGCTGCCCGGTGCCGGCGGCGGCGTGGCGCAGCCGGCCAGCAGGGCCAGGCCGAGGGCGGCGAAAATGTTGCGTTTCATGGGGGCTCCTTAGCGGGCGGCGGTCTGCATGGGGCTGGCGGGGGTGGCGGTGCCGGCGCTGAACAGCTGGTTGCCGACGCTGCGCAGGGTGATGACCTGGTAGTCGCGCTCGACCTTGACGTGTAGCGGGTGGCCGTCAAGGTTCAGCTCGTGCTCGCCCTTCTTCAGGCGCAGGCGGGCGATGCGTGTGCGGTCCGGCAGGGTGCGCCAGGTGCGCTCGTCGGCGCCTTCGGTGATGGCCGAGGCCAGGCCCACGGCCAGGCCGGCCAGCGGATTGACCTCGTTGAGCTGCTTCTGCGCGACGCTGCGGCTGATGGCGCGCACGCTGGTGCGCAGGATGATGCCGGGCATGTCGTCGCGCAGGGCGCGGCGCGACATGGCCGAGGTGCTGTTCAGCTCGGTCAGGTCGACCGTCCGGCCGGCGACGACCAGGCTGGCGGGAGCCGGGGTCGAGTTGTCCTCGCGGATCACCGGGAAGGACAGCGGGGTGATGATCAGGCCGTTGGGGGTCGGGATCGGCAGGGGGATGCGTACCGAGTCGCGGCTCGGTGCCAGGCCGCTCTGCACCACCAGCAGCACCTCGCTCTCGTCGGCCTTGCGGCGGGCGCTGGCGTCGAGGTCGAGCAGCGCCTGCTCCAGCAGCGGGGTGTTCGGGCGCAGTTCGAGGGCCTTGCGGTAGCCGGGCGCCGCCAGCCCGCGCTCGCCGAGCGCCTCGTAGACGAAGCCGGACAGGTAGTGGCTGAAGGCGCTCTGGTAGCTGTTCTTCAGGCCGAGCACTTCCGGAGCGTCGAGGGTTTCCACCGGATAGCCCTGCAGATCCTTGAACTCGGCGGTGATGCCTTTCTCCTTGGCCTCCTCCTCGCGCTTGAGGTATTCCTTGTCGCGGAGCTCGGCGATCAGCGCCTCGCGCTCGTGGGTCTTCTTGATCTCGGTGCGGGCGCCGTCGAAGTCGCCGAGGGCCAGGTGGCTGAGGGCCATCTGGGTGGTCAGCATGACCTTCTCGTAGTCGTAGCCCTCGTAGCGGCGCACCTTGTCGTTGACCAGCAGGCTGCCGACCGTGCCGAGATGCTTGCCCGGATCGGCCTTGAGCGAGTCCTCCCACTCGACGATGGTGCGGTCGGCGCTGCGCCAGGCTTCCTGGCTGCCGGCGAGGTCGCCCTGGGCGCGCAGCAGTTCGCCCTTCTCGAAGTAGTAGAGGAGGTCCTTGTCGGCGGAGCTGTTGTTCTTCTCCAGCAGGGCCAGGGCGGCGGGCACGTCGCCGCTCGACAGGTGCTGGCTGGTCTGGGTGAGTTCGCTTTGGTAGCTGCGGAAGGCCGAGCAGCCGGCCAGCGGCAGGGTGGCGCAGAGGGCGAGCGCCAGAAGGGTACGGGATGCCATCGGGGGATCTCTCGTCCATGAATCGAAAGCCCGGCCTCGTGGCGAGGCCGGGTGTGGTCACCACATGGCATGCGCTTTGGGCTTCCGTGCCATCTCCGCCGCGGCGGGGCCTGATTCCTCGTGAGGGTCAAGGCGGCGGCGGGAACTTTAACAAAGATCGGTTGTCATGCCCATCGCCGGCCCCGGCCCGGTGGCATACTGCCGTCTTTTGCCGGGGGAGCAACTGGTGATGCGCGTGTGGATCGATGCCGACGCCTGCCCGCGGGCGGCGCGGGATCTGGTGGTGAAGTTCGCCCTGAAACGCAAGTTCGAGGTGGTGCTGGTGGCCGGCCAGGCGCAGGTCAAGCCGGCGTTCGCCTGCGTGCGGCTGATCGTGGTGCCGAGCGGGCCGGATGCCGCCGACGACTACCTGGTCGAGCACGCCGTGCCCGGCGAGCTGGTGATCTGCTCGGACGTGCCGCTGGCCGACCGCCTGGTGAAGAAGGGCGTGGCGGCGCTGGACCCGCGCGGCCGCGAGTTCGACGAGCGCAACATGGGCGAGCGCCTGGCGGTGCGCAACCTGTTCACCGACCTGCGCGAGCAGGGCCAGGTCGGCGGCGGCCAGGCGGCCTACGGCGAGAAGGACCGCCAGGCCTTCGCCAACGCGCTGGACCGCCTGCTCAACGCCCTGGCGCGGCTGTAGGGGCGAATCGATTCGCCTTGGCGCCGTTGGCGGCGAATGAATTCGCCCCTGCCGGTGATCAGGCCAGCTCGAGCACCCGGTCGACCAGCTTGTTGATGCCGCTGGCGGCCTCGGCCAGCGACCTGGCCAGCATGTAGGCCGGAGTGGTGACCAGCTTGCGTGCCTCGTCCACCACGATGTCCTCCACCGGGCAGTCGGCGTGCTCGGCGCCCATGTCGGCCAGCTTGGCCGCGGTGTCCGGGTCATGGCCGATGGTGCAGTGCACGCCGGCGCCGTAGATGCGCGCGGCCATCGCCGGGGCGATGCAGATCAGGCCGACTGGCTTGTGCGCCTCGGCGAAGCCGCGGGCGGCGGCCAGCACGTCCGGCCGCACGCTGCAGCTGGCGCCCTTGAAGGCGAAGTCGGACAGGTTCTTCGCCGCGCCGAAGCCGCCGGGGATCACCAGGGCGTCGAAGTCGGCGGCCTTCAGCTCGCGCACGTCGCGCACCTGGCCGCGGGCGATGCGCGCCGATTCCACCAGCACGTTGCGGCTCTCGGCCATTTCCTGGCCGGTCAGGTGGTTGACCACGTGGTGCTGGGCCATGTCCGGGGCGAAGCACTGCACCTGGGCGCCGCGCTGGCTGAGGCGCAGCAGGGCGATCACGCTCTCGTGGATCTCGGCACCGTCGTAGACGCCGCAGCCGGACAGGATCACGGCAACCTTCTTGCTCATTCTGGGCACTCCTTGGGGGATGTCGGACGGACCTGCGCGCGGTGGCCGGCGCAGGCGATGGCATTGCCATCATCCTAGCCGCAAGCGGGGCTCTGCGGCCATGCGTCAGTGGCCGAGGAGGGCGGTGGCGGGCTATGGTAGGCGTCGGAGCGACTGCGGCAGCGCCTCGTGCTGCGGCCAGGCTGTCGCATTTCCGTCACAATTGCTTCATAGACTGTCTAGCGTGCCCGTTTCGGGCCTGGAGTGCGCCGTGAGCTTTACCCCCGCCAATCGCCTGTTCCCCGCCACCCGCCTGCGCCGCAACCGTCGCGACGAGTTCTCCCGCCGCCTGGTGCGCGAGAACGTGCTGACCGTCGACGACCTGATCCTGCCGGTGTTCGTGCTGGAGGGCGAGAACCGCCGCGAGCAGGTCGAGTCGATGCCGGGGGTGGAGCGCCTGTCCATCGACCTGCTGCTCGAGGAAGCCGCCGAGCTGGTGGCCCTCGGCATTCCGGCGCTGGCGCTGTTCCCGGTGACTCCGCTGGAGAAGAAGTCGCTGCTCGCCGAGGAGGCGTGGAACCCGGACGGCCTGGCCCAGCGCGCCACCCGCGCGCTGCGCGCGCGCTTCCCCGAGCTCGGCGTGATCACCGACGTGGCCCTCGACCCGTTCACCACCCACGGCCAGGACGGCATCCTCGACGACGCCGGCTACGTGCAGAACGACGTGACCATCGATGCGCTGGTCAGGCAGGCGCTGTCCCACGCCGAGGCCGGCGCCCAGGTGGTGGCGCCCTCGGACATGATGGACGGGCGCATCCAGGCGATCCGCGAGGCGCTGGAGGTGGCCGGCCACGGCAACGTGCGCATCATGGCCTACTCGGCCAAGTACGCCAGCGCCTACTACGGCCCGTTCCGCGACGCGGTCGGCTCGGCCGGCAACCTAAAGGGCGGCAACAAGTTCACCTACCAGATGGACCCGGCCAACGGCGACGAGGCCCTGCACGAGGTGGCCCTCGACCTGGCCGAAGGCGCCGACATGGTGATGGTCAAGCCGGGCATGCCCTACCTCGACATCGTGCGTCGGGTGAAGGACGAATTCCGCGCGCCGACCTTTGTCTATCAGGTCAGCGGCGAGTACGCCATGCACATGGCGGCGATCCAGAACGGCTGGCTTTCCGAGGCGGTGATCCTCGAGTCTTTGGTAGCGTTCAAGCGCGCCGGGGCCGATGGCATCCTCACCTACTTCGCCAAGCGTGCGGCACAACAGTTGAAGCAGGGCTGACGTCCCTGCGGGAAGATGCAATGAACACTCAAGGACTCATCGATAGCGAATTGCCGGAAGCCGTGGCGGCTTCCGTTCCGCCGGCCGTCGAGGCCGAGCCTGCGCCAGAGCCGGAAGCCGTGGTCGCCGAGGTCGCGACCACCGCGGAGTCGGTCGCGGCGGTACCCGGCCTCGACGACAGCAGCCTGTACATCCACCGCGAGCTGTCGCAGC
This genomic window contains:
- a CDS encoding ATP-binding cassette domain-containing protein; this encodes MIRLQNLILQRGPQRLLDGAELTLHPGQKVGLVGANGAGKSSLFALLRGELHADGGDCLLPADWRIAHMRQEVDTLERRAVDYVLDGDSNLRRIQAELAAAEAAHDGHALARLHSEFDSADGYTADARARKLLAGLGFDSAQMERAVGDFSGGWRMRLNLAQALMCPSELLLLDEPTNHLDLDAILWLESWLKGYPGTLLLISHDRDFLDAVVDHVVHLEQQKLTLYRGGYSAFERTRAERLAQQQQAYEKQQAQRAHMEDFIRRFKAKASKARQAQSRIKALERLEELAPAHIDSPFDFRFREADKVSSPLLDLAEGRLGYGDRAVLEKVKLQLVPGARIGLLGPNGAGKSTLIKTLAGELQPLGGRLIRGENLAVGYFAQHQLDSLDPKASPLLHLARIAPGEREQTLRDFLGGFDFRGPRCDEPVVNFSGGEKARLALALIAWQKPNLLLLDEPTNHLDLEMRLALTLALQDFEGAVLVVSHDRHLLKSTTDEFLLVADGRVQAFDGDLDDYSRWLVDYRARQQPVVEAAPGADRTDKRAQRQAAAALRQQLAPRKKAADKLEKELGGVQEKLAALETRLGDSALYEAARKDELRTLLAEQATLKTREAELEEAWLLALEELEALEAELGGAA
- a CDS encoding mechanosensitive ion channel domain-containing protein — encoded protein: MKVWLAQWLGAWSETLLLGGQILLILLAGYVLQRLVARGLTRLANRYHLPGELLLPLRGALRWLIMGSALMLALEHLGVSAGVLWAAFSGFVAVAAVAFFAVWSVLSNLFCAVLIFTIGPFRLGDRVEVLEAADKPGAKGRVIAINLLYTTLEEDAENGSGALVQIPNSLFFQKVVRRWRGTEHQLTPTTTPNET
- a CDS encoding TerC family protein encodes the protein MEWLTSPEIWVAFLTLTALEIVLGIDNIIFISILVGRLPREQQAKARFFGLALAMGTRILLLLSIAWVMRLTADLFTVLGQGVSGRDLILFFGGLFLLFKSTMEIWHSVEGEEEAGEEGGVKKAAFMSVILQIAVIDIIFSLDSVITAVGLVSNVPVMVAAIIIAVLVMMLAAGTISDFIEKHPSLKILALSFLIVVGTLLVAEAFDVHVPKAYVYFAMAFSLGVEALNIRMRTAMKRKLKEPVKLHKDLPD
- a CDS encoding LysE family transporter, coding for MSLETWLAFFAACWVISLSPGAGAIASMSSGLNYGFRRGYWNAIGLQLALALQIAIVAAGVGAILATSELAFAAIKWFGVAYLAWLGWKQWCAPVGELATENGGRPLGRPLTLVLRGFVVNASNPKAIVFILAVLPQFLDPARPLLAQYLAMAATMIAVDLVVMAGYTGLAARVLRLLRTPRQQRLLNRTFASLFVAAAGLLSLVRRAPA
- a CDS encoding FTR1 family protein, with amino-acid sequence MLTRKRFLSWLLLPVLALCSLMALAEPEGAAQALHLLSYLGADYPATVAAGQVVDSGEYQEQLEFHGVLAGLVAALPANAGKDGLLQGVARLGDSIRERRDGAAVADQARQLAADLVASYRISLTPRITPDPARGAALFAQRCSVCHGEGGLGDGPAGIGLEPPPANMRNAARMDSLSLYDLYNSIGLGVEGTDMPAFAAQLDERARWDLASHVAGFSADPAAARGATFSLEQLAGQTPQQVAAEQGPAAAAALRAQRAAPPQPQRSTQQLLDFSRDTLEQSLAAYRDGQRDQAYDLAVAAYLEGFELVESALDNVDGAQRKATERALMAYRQGLQDGLPATRLAPRLEAAKAELARCAELLGGDGLSASLSFLSSLLILLREGIEAILVLAAILAYLRNTGQQQAVRSVHFGWGLALLAGAASWGLAAWVIEVSGAQRELLEGGSALFASVVLLWVGVWMHDRRHAAAWQAHIRSSLLGSGGRLGFAVLAFVSIYRELFEVILFYETLWLQAGAAGHGMVLAGAGAALVLLLGLAWVILRGSQRLPLGTFFAINAVLLCALSVVFAGHGVAALQEAGVFGLHPLRFVELDWLGIHPDALSLGAQALALLAIAVFYGRSRLGARGRELA
- a CDS encoding penicillin-binding protein activator LpoB — encoded protein: MRASIALIALGLSLACQAEPKIAVTDLAYEEQVREQIRTVNAHSHMQANGFATSATSSYEEVEDVRKYIERGELRKFTGDIKGEILRSGLFQLVQGRPHSGVENGEGLHDVIQRIELGQFEGADYVLFGSLSDIDFREDLNDIANTDSYSKVLGLTLVADFSLIDTRTHEVTAAFTAMGEAQDVRLVNGNDIRVTPNRGRVIREVSKSIGEDVTRQLKEQLLGEYDDGTDVQSGSGQLPPDEPPRILR
- the lpoB gene encoding penicillin-binding protein activator LpoB; the protein is MPFARLSLVAAFALLASGCASTSSPVLGGGNISYGDSKAVELVTNEFGSTDLQTIAESMTRSLAQSGVLQGRPVVQVYDVKNKTSEYIDTREITTSIKTQLLKSGVARFASDNVDMQSQVDQLKLQNQSGLYKNATVAKTGNMVAAKYRLEGSISSIVKRSNDYKDVFYKFSLQLVEVESGLAEWMDEKEIRKTTER
- a CDS encoding YcfL family protein, with the translated sequence MKRNIFAALGLALLAGCATPPPAPGSAASKVVSLGSMEHIEVGAMRVARENGFLTVKVELRNDSHKNKGMYYRFAWLGDDGFPVAGEEAWKSLTLYGKQVSYLPAIAPVPQATDFRLEVQTPENSVNLFR
- a CDS encoding COG3014 family protein, with amino-acid sequence MASRTLLALALCATLPLAGCSAFRSYQSELTQTSQHLSSGDVPAALALLEKNNSSADKDLLYYFEKGELLRAQGDLAGSQEAWRSADRTIVEWEDSLKADPGKHLGTVGSLLVNDKVRRYEGYDYEKVMLTTQMALSHLALGDFDGARTEIKKTHEREALIAELRDKEYLKREEEAKEKGITAEFKDLQGYPVETLDAPEVLGLKNSYQSAFSHYLSGFVYEALGERGLAAPGYRKALELRPNTPLLEQALLDLDASARRKADESEVLLVVQSGLAPSRDSVRIPLPIPTPNGLIITPLSFPVIREDNSTPAPASLVVAGRTVDLTELNSTSAMSRRALRDDMPGIILRTSVRAISRSVAQKQLNEVNPLAGLAVGLASAITEGADERTWRTLPDRTRIARLRLKKGEHELNLDGHPLHVKVERDYQVITLRSVGNQLFSAGTATPASPMQTAAR
- a CDS encoding YaiI/YqxD family protein, with product MRVWIDADACPRAARDLVVKFALKRKFEVVLVAGQAQVKPAFACVRLIVVPSGPDAADDYLVEHAVPGELVICSDVPLADRLVKKGVAALDPRGREFDERNMGERLAVRNLFTDLREQGQVGGGQAAYGEKDRQAFANALDRLLNALARL
- the elbB gene encoding isoprenoid biosynthesis glyoxalase ElbB, which produces MSKKVAVILSGCGVYDGAEIHESVIALLRLSQRGAQVQCFAPDMAQHHVVNHLTGQEMAESRNVLVESARIARGQVRDVRELKAADFDALVIPGGFGAAKNLSDFAFKGASCSVRPDVLAAARGFAEAHKPVGLICIAPAMAARIYGAGVHCTIGHDPDTAAKLADMGAEHADCPVEDIVVDEARKLVTTPAYMLARSLAEAASGINKLVDRVLELA
- the hemB gene encoding porphobilinogen synthase, which gives rise to MSFTPANRLFPATRLRRNRRDEFSRRLVRENVLTVDDLILPVFVLEGENRREQVESMPGVERLSIDLLLEEAAELVALGIPALALFPVTPLEKKSLLAEEAWNPDGLAQRATRALRARFPELGVITDVALDPFTTHGQDGILDDAGYVQNDVTIDALVRQALSHAEAGAQVVAPSDMMDGRIQAIREALEVAGHGNVRIMAYSAKYASAYYGPFRDAVGSAGNLKGGNKFTYQMDPANGDEALHEVALDLAEGADMVMVKPGMPYLDIVRRVKDEFRAPTFVYQVSGEYAMHMAAIQNGWLSEAVILESLVAFKRAGADGILTYFAKRAAQQLKQG